GCCAGCCGCTGCGTGATCTTGATGTCGGCCGCCCGCAGGTACTCGACCAGGATCGTGGACGTCGCTCCGTAGGATGGCCGCACGTCCTTGATGCGCGCGTCGATCGGGTGCTCCACCGGGTGATGATCGATCACGAGATCGACCTGCTCGAAGCGCTCCTCCAGGAACGACGGCTGCACGTCCACCATCGCGACCCGATCGAACTGGGCCAGGTCCTCGGCCCCGATCTCCTCGATCTCGATCTCGAGGATCTTGCACATGGCCACGTTCTCAGGGCGGGTGATGGTGCCGAACGTGCACATGGGCGCGGACGTACGGGTGCGGCCCAGCAGGGTCTTGAGCGCGAGCGCCGACGCGATGGCGTCGGGGTCGGGGTCGTCCTGCATCAGGATCAGCACACGCTCGGCGTCGTAGAAGTGAGCGCGCAGCCGGTCGGCGCGAACCCGCTGGGCCGCGCGATCCACCGCGGGCTGGATGATGCGCTCGCCGAAGGCCGACAGCGGCACCACGGTGGCCCCCGACATCGGCCGGTCATCGTCGCGCAGCACGAGGAGCGGGGAATCGGGCGCGGCGTCCTTGACCGCGGCGGCCACCCGTCCGAGCTGTCCGGCCGGAGCGGCCACCACCACCGGCCCGCGCCCGCCCTTGAGCGCGTCGTGGATGAACTCGGGATCCGTCACCTTGCCGGCGAGGGCGCGGTCTCCATGCCGGCCAAGCCGCGCGCGCAGGCTCGCCCGCGGGACCAGGTACAGCGGCCGCTCGCCCGGGAAGGCGGCGGCCGCGACCATGTGTTCGAGGAGGTCGTCCGGACAGATCAGAACCGGTCGCATCGTCGGCCTATTCTCAGCCTACCCCCCAGGAGGGCCAAGTGAAAACCCCCTCGTCTACCGCCGGCCCCCGTGATAGGCCGAGCGTCCGGCGTGGACGCCGGCCTTCAGGCCCCGGGTGAGCAGGGAGACCTCGCGGCTCATCTTCTTCTGCGACTCGTCGAGGGTCTTGCCGAGGCGGTCGAGCGAATCGCGGACGCTGGCTCGGGCCTGGGCGATCTGCCGCGTGGCCTCGGCGCGAGAGCGCGCGCTCAGGAGCCGGCGGCCGAGGCGGGTCACCGAATCCGTGAGGCCGGCCTGGGCGCGGGCCACGTGTCGGGCCATCGCCTTCTCGATGCCGGCCAGCTTCACGCGGGTGAGGCCGCCGCGTGCGGCGGTGCTGCGCACCCGGGCGAGATCGGCCTCGACCTGAGCCAGGCGGGCCTCGAGCTGCTTGATCTTGGCCGGTGTCCGAGATGCGGAAGCCCTGCGTCGCTCCGTCATGGCGTCTCCTCCGGGCAGCAGTATACGCTGGCCGACCCACACCAGGCTTGGCCCGGGACGGACCCGATGCGACACTTGGCCGTGGCTGCCGAATCCATCTTCTTCCGGGACCTCGCCTTCGTGTTCCTCGCCGCGGTGGCGGGGGGCGCGCTGGCCCGCCTCGCGGGCCAGCCGCTGGTACTGGGCTACGTGCTGGGCGGCATCCTCGTCAGCCCGCTCACGCCCGGCCCGGCGGTCTCCGACCTGCACACCTTCGAGCTGTTCGCCGAGATCGGGGTCATCCTGCTGATGTTCTCGGTCGGCATCGAATTCTCGATCCGGGATCTCCTGCGCGTGAAGTGGGTCGCCCTGCTCGGCGGCCCGCTCGGCATCGTGCTCTCGGTCGGGATGGGCGTCGGGGTGGCCTGGGGGCTCGGCTGGCCCCTCCTCCAGGGCGCGATGGTGGGCATCGTGATCTCGGTGGCCAGCACCATGGTCATGGCCCGCCTGCTCATGGACCGGGGCGAGCTGCACTCGCGCCACGGGCGGGTGATGATCAGCATCACCCTCGTCGAGGACCTGGCGGTGGTGATCCTGATCGTCCTGATCCCCTCGTTCGGCTCCCTCGAGCCCGAGCGCCTGCTGGCCATCGCCCTGAGCCTCGGCAAGGCGCTCCTGATCCTGGTGCCGGCCGGCTTCGTGGCGGCCAAGATCATTCCGCCCCTGATGACGCGGGCGGCCCGGATGCACAGCGACGAGATGTTCCTGCTGGTGGCCCTTGCGGTCGGCCTCGGCACCGCCGCGGTCACCCAGGCCGCCGGGCTCTCGCTCGCCCTCGGGGCATTCCTGGCCGGCCTCATCGTCAATGGATCCGACTACGCGCACGAGACGCTCGCGCGACTGCTGCCGCTCCGCGACGTGTTCGTCGCGATGTTCTTCGTGACGATCGGAGCGCTGATCGATCCGACCAGCCTGATCGCCAACGTTCCGCTGCTCCTGACCATGGTCGGGATGGTGGTGGTGGGCAAGCTGGTGCTGTGGACGCTGGTGGTCTGGCTCTTCCGGCAACCATTCTGGACCGCGGTGCTGGCCGCCGTGGGGCTCACCCAGGTCGGCGAGTTCTCGTTCATCCTGGTCCAGGTCGCCCGGCAGGCCGGCCACGTCGGCGCCGACGTCTACAATGCCACCCTCGCCACCGCGCTCGTCACCATCCTCATCAACGCGGCCCTGGTGCGCGCCGCGCCCGGGTGGGTCGCCCGGCTCCGCGGCGTGCAGGAGGCGCCGGTGCCGGACGGGCCGCGGCCCGAGCGCGAGGCGGCGGAGCACGTGGTGCTCTGCGGCTTCGGCCGGGTGGGCAGCGCGGTGGGCGAGGCGCTCGAGACATTCAACATCCCGTTCGTGGTGATCGAGCGCGATCCGGACATCGTGCGTGGCCTCCGGTCCCGTCGCGTTCCGTGCCTCCTCGGCGACGCCGCGCTGCCCCGCATCCTCGAGGAGGCGGGGGCGGCGCGTGCCTCGATGGTCGTGGTCGCGCTCCCGGAGATGGATCGCGCCAACCTGGTGGTGCGCGGCGTGCGCGCCCTCAGCCCGCACGTGCCCATCCTGGCGCGGGCACATGAGGCGGCGGGGCGCGATGGGCTGGCCCGGGCGGGCGCTACCGAGGTGATCCAGCCCGAGCTGGAGGCGGCGGCGACGTTGATCCGTCACGCTCTCCGTGGCCTGGCGCTGCCTCAGCCGACCGTGCTCGACTATCTGGCGCGCTTCCGCGCGGCCATGAATCCGGCGGCGGCGCGGACGCCGGAGGCGCTGGGCCCGGAACGGAAGCTGCCCGAGATCCACGAGGTCGCCCTCGGCGCGGGCGCGCTCACCGATCGCTCGCTCGGCGAGGCCCGCGTGCGCGAGCGCCTCGGCGTGACCGTGGTCTCGATCGAGCGAACGGACGGGGAGACGCTGGTGAATCCCTCCGCTGACACCCGGCTCCGCTCCGGGGACCGGCTGCGCGTCTTCGGGCTCCCCGAGCAGATCGACGCGTTCCGCGCCGAGGCCGGCCGTGAGCCCGAGCCGGTCACCTAAAGAGCCGGAAGCCGGTCCAGAGCGCCATCAGGAAGGCAATCAGCGTGACCGCGATGGCCGCGAAGGCCGCGATGCGGTCCAGGCCGCGCTCGGCCGCTCGGTCGAGCGGCCCCATCGCGAGGGCCACCAGGTAGCCGCCCCCGAAACCGCCCAGGTGGCCCCAGTTGTTCACCCCCGCCATGAAGAAGCCGAAGATGAACATGATGAGCGCCCACTGCCCGTATTGCCGGAAGACCGCCACCCCGAACGATCCGCCGCGGCTGCGCCCGTAGGCCACCATCGCGCCGAGGAGGCCGAAGATGGCGCCGGAGGCGCCGATGGTCCACGGGACGCCGACGAAGTTGGAGAGCACGAAGCCGAGTGCGCCGGCCACCGTGAAGATCACCACGAGGCGGGATCCGCCGAAGATCTGCTCGACCGGCGGCGCGAGCTGGCGGACCCAGAGCAGGTTGAAGAGGATGTGGAGCAGGCTGCCGTGGAGGTAGATTGCGGTGAAGAGCGTCCACCAGAAGCCCGCGGCCCACGGGACCGCGCCGGTCATCCCGAGCCGGACGAGCGCGCGGTTGCTCGGCGCCAGCATGTCGAAGGGGTTGCGGGCCCGGAACGCGGCGCCCGGATCCAGCAGGATCGACGCGACGTAGAGGGCGACGCACACGACGGTGACCGCTCTGGCGAAGTCGAGGCGGCCCATCAGCCGAGCGACCCCGGGGCCGAAGCCCCAGAGCCCCGGGCGGCGCGCTCCGCAGTAGAAGCACTCGGTGGCGTCCACCCGGTTGAGCTTGCCGCATCGGTAGCAGAGGCTCGAGCCGGTTCGCTGCCTGAACATGTGGGCGGAATCTACCGGGAGGTCGGGACGGCGGGCGCGCGCCTCAGGATCGCCCAGTGCCCGCCGCGTGAGCCGGGAACGGCGCCTGCGACTCGAGCCGCTCGAGCAGGCTCTTCACCTGCGTCGCGAACGCATCGCGGCGGTGCGCGGGCACCGGCGAGCCGGGGATGAACTTCTCGCCCAGCGGATTGACGAACACGCCGGCCTTGCGCACCCGGTAGTCGAGGTGCGGGCCGGTGGAGAGGCCGGTGGTGCCGACGCGCCCGATGACCTGACGCTGACGCACGCGCTCGCCGCGACGCACCTGCATCTTGGAGAGATGGTTGTACATCGTCTCGTAACCGCGGGCGTGACGGATCGTGATGGTGAGCCCGAAACCGCCGTCCCAGGCCGCCTGGGTCACGACTCCGTCGGCCACCGCGCGCACCGGCGTGCCCACCGGCGCTCCGTAGTCCACCGCGAGGTGCGGCCGCAGCCCGCCCAGGATCGGATGGTGGCGGGCGTGGGAGAAGCCGGAGGTGATGCGGGTGAAGTCGAGGGGGGCGCGCAGGAACATCTTCCGCACCGAGCGCCCGGAGGCGTCGTAGTACTCTCGCCGGCTGCCGCCCTCGGCGAACGCCACGCTGGTGAGCAGCGAGCGGCCCGCGCTCGAGTACTGCGCGATCAGGATGTCGCCGTAGCCCAGCAGGCTGTCGCCGACGTACCGCTTCTCCACCAGACAGCGGAACTGGTCGCCCGGCAACGAGTCGGC
The Candidatus Methylomirabilota bacterium DNA segment above includes these coding regions:
- a CDS encoding M23 family metallopeptidase, producing MRRSYCLLSAAMLLALGAIGLAVPTRPPATSSGSHDGAPAQIAEAPAAPASPAAVEIALRRGETLESAMRRAGVERAEAAAIVATLRSNVNMRRLAPGERLTVLPGAEGGTVEVTYTRSAAERYEIRFDGDRWTVTAVRPDVDTRVVALAGEVRDSLFATVERLGERPALTARLVTLFEWDFDFAADSLPGDQFRCLVEKRYVGDSLLGYGDILIAQYSSAGRSLLTSVAFAEGGSRREYYDASGRSVRKMFLRAPLDFTRITSGFSHARHHPILGGLRPHLAVDYGAPVGTPVRAVADGVVTQAAWDGGFGLTITIRHARGYETMYNHLSKMQVRRGERVRQRQVIGRVGTTGLSTGPHLDYRVRKAGVFVNPLGEKFIPGSPVPAHRRDAFATQVKSLLERLESQAPFPAHAAGTGRS
- a CDS encoding rhomboid family intramembrane serine protease, which translates into the protein MFRQRTGSSLCYRCGKLNRVDATECFYCGARRPGLWGFGPGVARLMGRLDFARAVTVVCVALYVASILLDPGAAFRARNPFDMLAPSNRALVRLGMTGAVPWAAGFWWTLFTAIYLHGSLLHILFNLLWVRQLAPPVEQIFGGSRLVVIFTVAGALGFVLSNFVGVPWTIGASGAIFGLLGAMVAYGRSRGGSFGVAVFRQYGQWALIMFIFGFFMAGVNNWGHLGGFGGGYLVALAMGPLDRAAERGLDRIAAFAAIAVTLIAFLMALWTGFRLFR
- a CDS encoding cation:proton antiporter → MAAESIFFRDLAFVFLAAVAGGALARLAGQPLVLGYVLGGILVSPLTPGPAVSDLHTFELFAEIGVILLMFSVGIEFSIRDLLRVKWVALLGGPLGIVLSVGMGVGVAWGLGWPLLQGAMVGIVISVASTMVMARLLMDRGELHSRHGRVMISITLVEDLAVVILIVLIPSFGSLEPERLLAIALSLGKALLILVPAGFVAAKIIPPLMTRAARMHSDEMFLLVALAVGLGTAAVTQAAGLSLALGAFLAGLIVNGSDYAHETLARLLPLRDVFVAMFFVTIGALIDPTSLIANVPLLLTMVGMVVVGKLVLWTLVVWLFRQPFWTAVLAAVGLTQVGEFSFILVQVARQAGHVGADVYNATLATALVTILINAALVRAAPGWVARLRGVQEAPVPDGPRPEREAAEHVVLCGFGRVGSAVGEALETFNIPFVVIERDPDIVRGLRSRRVPCLLGDAALPRILEEAGAARASMVVVALPEMDRANLVVRGVRALSPHVPILARAHEAAGRDGLARAGATEVIQPELEAAATLIRHALRGLALPQPTVLDYLARFRAAMNPAAARTPEALGPERKLPEIHEVALGAGALTDRSLGEARVRERLGVTVVSIERTDGETLVNPSADTRLRSGDRLRVFGLPEQIDAFRAEAGREPEPVT
- a CDS encoding bifunctional oligoribonuclease/PAP phosphatase NrnA; translated protein: MRPVLICPDDLLEHMVAAAAFPGERPLYLVPRASLRARLGRHGDRALAGKVTDPEFIHDALKGGRGPVVVAAPAGQLGRVAAAVKDAAPDSPLLVLRDDDRPMSGATVVPLSAFGERIIQPAVDRAAQRVRADRLRAHFYDAERVLILMQDDPDPDAIASALALKTLLGRTRTSAPMCTFGTITRPENVAMCKILEIEIEEIGAEDLAQFDRVAMVDVQPSFLEERFEQVDLVIDHHPVEHPIDARIKDVRPSYGATSTILVEYLRAADIKITQRLATALLYGIKSDTLGLERGGTKADLEAFSYLYLLANHNALRRIERPELSQDALDVLAQGLSKRRVVQGVFFSHLGRVSTVDLIPQFADFGLQAEGVQWSVVSGIVGDEVHVSVRNVGYVKSAGDVTRAAFGDLGVGGGHRTMAKAIFPVQKLGRAAGEAAGAGVCQDRIVERFLRALGAGKPAEGSQS